In one window of Protaetiibacter larvae DNA:
- a CDS encoding siderophore-interacting protein, with protein MSSHTPRRIRTVMHPLRSRRLTVLRVESLTARMRRVVLGGEALEAGFPFPAFASTDHVKLVLPDELTGELRVPDVVDDRIERPVTPPILRDYTVRRLDPAAGELWIDLVLHPHGPAGRWAERVAPGDEVGVLGPRGSHLYPDDYARYLFVADETAQPALARFLDDLDGRPATVIGLSTTPDEFLDAARPGVTLRTLLLPVDGDRGAALTAALASEDLDDEDTFIWMAGEARSLIPARRLLRERGIARERWEVDGYWKSGVAAHDHHADLED; from the coding sequence ATGTCGTCACACACCCCCCGCCGCATCCGCACCGTCATGCACCCCCTGCGTTCCCGCCGGTTGACGGTGCTGCGCGTCGAGTCGCTCACCGCGCGCATGCGCCGCGTCGTGCTCGGGGGCGAGGCGCTCGAGGCCGGGTTCCCCTTCCCCGCCTTCGCGAGCACCGACCACGTGAAGCTCGTGCTGCCCGACGAGCTCACGGGAGAGCTCCGGGTTCCGGACGTGGTGGACGATCGGATCGAGCGCCCGGTCACGCCGCCCATCCTGCGCGACTACACCGTGCGCCGCCTCGACCCGGCGGCGGGCGAACTGTGGATCGACCTCGTGCTGCACCCGCACGGTCCCGCCGGGCGCTGGGCCGAGCGCGTCGCTCCCGGTGACGAGGTGGGGGTGCTCGGGCCTCGCGGCTCGCACCTCTACCCCGACGACTACGCGCGCTACCTCTTCGTCGCCGACGAGACCGCGCAGCCCGCCCTCGCCCGTTTCCTCGACGATCTCGACGGTCGTCCCGCCACGGTCATCGGGCTCTCGACGACCCCCGACGAGTTCCTCGACGCCGCCCGCCCCGGCGTCACGCTCCGAACCCTGCTGCTCCCGGTCGACGGCGACCGCGGCGCTGCGCTGACCGCCGCCCTGGCATCCGAGGACCTCGACGACGAGGACACCTTCATCTGGATGGCCGGGGAGGCACGCAGCCTCATCCCCGCGCGCCGCCTGCTACGCGAGCGCGGGATCGCCCGCGAACGGTGGGAGGTGGACGGCTACTGGAAATCCGGTGTCGCCGCCCACGACCACCACGCGGACCTCGAGGACTGA
- a CDS encoding helix-turn-helix domain-containing protein, which yields MTAHAPRLRDSVAHVHPVDELTWVASGHSTVLIDEVPWQLDTRTALLIPSGVEHVVVPRPDSLVFPVLVPELATATGVERPVLIRRGGALDDLVAVVLQPGLAEEGAVPAAHQRIRELLPCLVDDRPTLPVDDRARQVARAILASPGDERSLEEWATSCHTSSKTLQRSFRRETGLTFPQWRQAARLSAARRMLDAGAPVAHVARAVGYAGATPFIEAFRRRYGTTPARARAASSATGRRP from the coding sequence ATGACCGCGCACGCACCGCGACTGCGCGACAGCGTCGCCCACGTGCATCCGGTCGACGAGCTCACCTGGGTGGCGTCGGGGCACTCGACCGTGCTCATCGACGAGGTGCCGTGGCAGCTCGACACCCGGACGGCGTTGCTCATCCCGTCCGGTGTCGAGCACGTCGTGGTGCCGCGACCCGACTCGCTCGTCTTCCCGGTGCTCGTCCCGGAACTCGCCACGGCGACCGGCGTGGAACGGCCCGTGCTCATCCGGCGCGGCGGTGCGCTCGACGATCTCGTCGCGGTCGTGCTGCAGCCCGGACTCGCCGAAGAAGGCGCGGTGCCCGCCGCCCACCAGCGGATCCGCGAACTGCTGCCGTGCCTCGTCGACGACCGCCCCACCCTGCCGGTCGACGACCGCGCCCGTCAGGTGGCGCGCGCGATCCTGGCCTCCCCCGGCGACGAGCGCTCGCTCGAGGAGTGGGCGACCAGCTGCCACACCTCGAGCAAGACCCTGCAGCGCTCGTTCCGGCGCGAGACCGGGCTCACCTTCCCGCAGTGGCGTCAGGCGGCGCGGCTGAGCGCGGCGCGGCGGATGCTGGACGCCGGAGCGCCCGTCGCCCACGTCGCGCGCGCGGTCGGCTACGCCGGGGCGACACCGTTCATCGAGGCGTTCCGGCGGAGATACGGGACGACGCCGGCACGCGCTCGCGCGGCCTCCTCCGCGACAGGGCGACGCCCGTGA
- a CDS encoding DMT family transporter has translation MPTTRLSPAVLAAIGFTVLAWASAFIVIRGVAPEIGGGALALGRLTAGSVAIGALLLVTRRWLRPSGREWALLVLYGVAWFGAYNVTLNLAEHTLDAGTTAMIVNIGPILIALGAGLFLGEGIPRWLAIGAGVAFTGVLLIGLATSVFGSGGRIDVAGVIWAVASAVTYAVGVLAQKPLVRRLPPVQVTFLGCVIGMVACLPFAGQLVAEASVASSAALWGVVYLGVVPTALAFTSWGYALARVPAGQLGISTYLVPPLAILAGWLVFREVPGVLAVIGGVLCLTGVALSRRRPRERVPASSRISAGTPR, from the coding sequence ATGCCCACCACTCGTCTCTCGCCCGCCGTGCTGGCCGCCATCGGGTTCACGGTGCTCGCCTGGGCGAGCGCGTTCATCGTGATCCGCGGCGTCGCGCCCGAGATCGGCGGGGGAGCGCTCGCGCTCGGCCGGCTCACGGCGGGCTCCGTGGCGATCGGCGCGCTCCTGCTGGTCACGCGTCGCTGGCTGCGCCCGAGCGGCCGCGAGTGGGCGCTGCTCGTGCTCTACGGGGTGGCCTGGTTCGGCGCGTACAACGTGACGCTGAACCTCGCCGAGCACACCCTCGACGCGGGCACGACCGCGATGATCGTGAACATCGGCCCCATCCTGATCGCCCTGGGTGCGGGGCTCTTCCTCGGCGAGGGCATCCCGCGTTGGCTCGCGATCGGTGCCGGGGTCGCGTTCACCGGGGTGCTGCTCATCGGGCTCGCGACGAGCGTCTTCGGTTCCGGGGGCCGGATCGACGTGGCGGGCGTGATCTGGGCGGTCGCGTCGGCGGTGACCTACGCGGTCGGGGTGCTCGCCCAGAAGCCGCTCGTACGCCGCCTTCCGCCCGTGCAGGTCACCTTCCTCGGCTGCGTGATCGGCATGGTCGCCTGCCTGCCGTTCGCCGGGCAGCTGGTCGCGGAGGCTTCCGTCGCCTCGTCCGCGGCGCTGTGGGGCGTCGTCTATCTCGGCGTCGTCCCGACGGCGCTCGCCTTCACGAGCTGGGGCTACGCGCTCGCCCGGGTGCCCGCCGGGCAGCTCGGGATCTCGACGTATCTCGTGCCGCCGCTCGCGATCCTCGCGGGCTGGCTCGTATTCCGGGAGGTGCCCGGCGTGCTCGCCGTGATCGGCGGCGTGCTGTGCCTCACGGGCGTCGCCCTGTCGCGGAGGAGGCCGCGCGAGCGCGTGCCGGCGTCGTCCCGTATCTCCGCCGGAACGCCTCGATGA
- a CDS encoding glutamate--cysteine ligase, with the protein MEIPFAPSARGTVGIEWELMLVDPATGQLAGRGPEVLERVAAAADPEARHTVTGELLTNTVEVTSGVGRDVAEATADIAAAIAEVRTATEPLGLELMCAGSHPFAQWYDQTVTDKTRYHTLIQRTQWWGRNMMIWGVHVHIGVEDVRKVMPLVNALLCSLPQLQALAASSPFWAGERTGYASNRALVFQQLPTAGLPWLLEDWAGFEGYLDDMVRTGIMADATEVRWDIRPAPRWGTIEIRACDGMSTLPELASVAALAQVLVEHLSRELDAGRELPGLPPWYHRENKWRAARYGLEAELIVDRAGRERPVGAHLEELLDELAPIADELGCASELAGVRRTLDTGASYQRQLAVADAAGGELGAVAAHLIREFREGPAASTR; encoded by the coding sequence ATGGAGATCCCCTTCGCGCCGTCGGCCCGCGGCACGGTCGGCATCGAGTGGGAGCTCATGCTCGTCGACCCCGCGACCGGGCAGCTCGCGGGCCGCGGACCCGAGGTGCTCGAACGGGTCGCGGCGGCCGCCGACCCGGAGGCCCGGCACACCGTGACGGGCGAACTGCTCACCAACACGGTCGAGGTGACGAGCGGCGTGGGGCGGGACGTCGCCGAGGCGACCGCCGACATCGCCGCCGCGATCGCCGAGGTGCGCACCGCCACCGAGCCGCTCGGGCTCGAGCTCATGTGCGCGGGCAGCCACCCCTTCGCCCAGTGGTACGACCAGACCGTCACCGACAAGACCCGGTACCACACCCTCATCCAGCGCACCCAGTGGTGGGGGCGCAACATGATGATCTGGGGCGTGCACGTGCACATCGGGGTCGAGGACGTGCGCAAGGTGATGCCGCTCGTGAACGCGCTGCTGTGCTCGCTGCCGCAGCTGCAGGCGCTCGCCGCGTCGAGCCCGTTCTGGGCGGGCGAACGCACCGGCTACGCGTCGAACCGGGCGCTCGTCTTCCAGCAGCTGCCGACCGCCGGGCTGCCCTGGCTGCTCGAGGACTGGGCCGGCTTCGAGGGCTACCTCGACGACATGGTGCGCACCGGGATCATGGCGGACGCCACCGAGGTGCGCTGGGACATCCGCCCGGCGCCGCGGTGGGGCACCATCGAGATCCGGGCATGCGACGGGATGTCGACGCTGCCCGAGCTCGCGAGCGTCGCGGCGCTCGCCCAGGTGCTCGTGGAGCACCTCTCCCGCGAGCTCGACGCGGGACGCGAACTGCCGGGGCTGCCGCCCTGGTATCACCGTGAGAACAAGTGGCGGGCGGCGCGCTACGGGCTCGAGGCGGAGCTCATCGTCGACCGCGCGGGCCGCGAGCGGCCGGTCGGGGCGCACCTCGAGGAGCTGCTCGATGAGCTCGCGCCGATCGCCGACGAGCTCGGCTGCGCCTCCGAGCTCGCGGGCGTGCGCCGCACCCTCGACACGGGCGCGAGCTACCAGCGGCAGCTCGCCGTGGCGGATGCCGCGGGCGGCGAGCTGGGCGCGGTGGCCGCGCACCTCATCCGCGAGTTCCGCGAAGGTCCGGCGGCGAGCACGCGCTGA
- a CDS encoding LLM class F420-dependent oxidoreductase: MTDRTIRIAVQLAPQHADYGTIRDVVRRVEDLGTDVVFNWDHFFPLSGDPDGLHYEAWTMLAAIAEQTERIEFGPLVNCNSYRNPDLQADMARTVDHISAKGGTGRFIFGTGSGWFERDYTEYGYDFGTVGSRLDALAVDLPRIRARWEKLNPAPTRRIPILIGGGGERKTLRLVAEHADIWHSFSDPETLERKLGILDEHCAAVGRDRSEIEISTGVSIRGMGSLDPAVLEKQHALGVRLFEAPASGPDYDLGGLKALLAWRDSFGA; the protein is encoded by the coding sequence GTGACTGACCGGACCATCCGCATCGCCGTCCAACTCGCGCCGCAGCACGCGGACTATGGCACCATCCGGGATGTGGTGCGCCGGGTCGAGGATCTCGGCACCGACGTCGTGTTCAACTGGGACCACTTCTTCCCCCTGAGCGGCGACCCCGACGGGCTCCACTACGAGGCGTGGACCATGCTCGCGGCGATCGCCGAGCAGACGGAGCGCATCGAGTTCGGCCCGCTCGTCAACTGCAACTCCTACCGCAACCCCGACCTGCAGGCCGACATGGCCCGCACCGTCGACCACATCTCGGCCAAGGGCGGCACGGGCCGCTTCATCTTCGGCACCGGATCGGGATGGTTCGAGCGCGACTACACGGAGTACGGCTACGACTTCGGCACGGTCGGCTCGCGACTCGACGCGCTCGCGGTGGACCTGCCCCGCATCCGCGCCCGCTGGGAGAAGCTCAACCCCGCGCCCACGCGCCGCATCCCGATCCTCATCGGCGGCGGCGGCGAGCGGAAGACGCTGCGCCTGGTGGCCGAGCACGCCGACATCTGGCACAGCTTCTCCGACCCGGAGACCCTGGAGCGCAAGCTCGGGATCCTCGACGAGCACTGCGCGGCGGTGGGGCGGGACCGCAGCGAGATCGAGATCTCGACGGGAGTCTCCATCCGCGGCATGGGCTCGCTCGACCCCGCGGTGCTCGAGAAGCAGCACGCGCTCGGCGTGCGTCTGTTCGAGGCGCCGGCGAGCGGCCCCGACTACGACCTCGGCGGGCTGAAGGCCCTGCTCGCCTGGCGCGACTCCTTCGGGGCCTGA
- the ffh gene encoding signal recognition particle protein produces MATFGTLSDRLTQTFKNLRTKGKLTPADVDGTVREIRRALLDADVALEVVKEFTGKVRERALSDEVNKALNPAQQVVQIVNEELVAILGGQQRKLEFAKKPPTVIMLAGLQGAGKTTLAGKLAKWLKKEGHTPLLVASDLQRPNAVTQLQVVGEQAGVPVFAPEPGNGVGDPVKVAKNGVAEAERKQYDVVIVDTAGRLGIDAELMKQAANIRKAVDPDEVLFVVDALTGQDAVNTARAFQEGVDFTGVVLTKLDGDSRGGAALSVTSITGRPIIFASVGEGLDDFEPFHPDRMASRILDLGDILTLIEQAQQAFDEEEALKVAEKFRTDSFTLDDFLGQMQQLKKMGSLKGMLGMLPGARGMREQLDNFDEREITRTEAIIQSMTPAERQNTKLLNGSRRLRIAKGSGMTVTDVNQLVARFEQAAKMMKTVAKGGVPQVPGMGPIPGGHGGRKQQPAKKKGSRSGNPAKRAAENAAIAQGVKPASATGGGSGFGLGGGAATKQAPSPEELAALQKMLGR; encoded by the coding sequence ATGGCAACCTTCGGCACCCTCTCCGACCGGCTCACCCAGACCTTCAAGAACCTCCGCACCAAGGGCAAGCTGACCCCCGCGGACGTCGACGGCACGGTGCGCGAGATCCGTCGCGCCCTGCTCGACGCCGACGTCGCCCTCGAGGTCGTGAAGGAGTTCACCGGCAAGGTGCGCGAGCGCGCCCTCTCGGATGAGGTGAACAAGGCGCTCAACCCGGCCCAGCAGGTCGTGCAGATCGTCAACGAGGAGCTCGTGGCGATCCTGGGCGGCCAGCAGCGCAAGCTCGAGTTCGCGAAGAAGCCGCCGACCGTCATCATGCTCGCGGGCCTTCAGGGCGCCGGAAAGACGACCCTCGCGGGCAAGCTCGCCAAGTGGCTCAAGAAGGAGGGGCACACGCCGCTGCTCGTGGCATCCGACCTCCAGCGCCCCAACGCCGTCACCCAGCTGCAGGTGGTGGGCGAGCAGGCCGGGGTTCCGGTGTTCGCGCCCGAGCCCGGCAACGGCGTGGGCGACCCCGTCAAGGTTGCGAAGAACGGTGTGGCCGAGGCCGAGCGCAAGCAGTACGACGTGGTCATCGTCGACACCGCGGGCCGCCTCGGCATCGACGCCGAGCTCATGAAGCAGGCCGCGAACATCCGCAAGGCGGTCGACCCCGACGAGGTGCTGTTCGTCGTCGACGCGCTCACCGGTCAGGATGCCGTGAACACGGCGCGCGCCTTCCAGGAGGGCGTCGACTTCACGGGTGTCGTGCTCACCAAGCTCGACGGCGACTCGCGCGGCGGTGCCGCGCTCTCGGTGACCTCGATCACCGGGCGCCCCATCATCTTCGCCTCCGTCGGTGAGGGTCTCGACGACTTCGAGCCGTTCCACCCCGACCGGATGGCGAGCCGCATCCTCGACCTCGGCGACATCCTGACCCTCATCGAGCAGGCCCAGCAGGCCTTCGACGAGGAGGAGGCGCTCAAGGTCGCGGAGAAGTTCCGCACCGACAGCTTCACCCTCGACGACTTCCTCGGGCAGATGCAGCAGCTCAAGAAGATGGGCTCGCTCAAGGGCATGCTCGGGATGCTGCCGGGCGCACGCGGGATGCGGGAGCAGCTCGACAACTTCGACGAGCGCGAGATCACCCGCACCGAGGCGATCATCCAGTCGATGACGCCCGCCGAGCGCCAGAACACGAAGCTGCTCAACGGCTCGCGGCGCCTGCGCATCGCCAAGGGCTCCGGCATGACGGTGACGGATGTGAACCAGCTCGTGGCGCGCTTCGAGCAGGCCGCGAAGATGATGAAGACGGTCGCCAAGGGCGGCGTGCCGCAGGTTCCCGGCATGGGGCCGATCCCGGGCGGGCACGGCGGACGCAAGCAGCAGCCCGCCAAGAAGAAGGGTTCGCGCTCGGGCAACCCCGCCAAGCGGGCCGCCGAGAACGCGGCGATCGCCCAGGGTGTCAAGCCCGCATCCGCCACGGGCGGCGGCTCGGGCTTCGGCCTCGGCGGCGGCGCCGCCACGAAGCAGGCCCCCTCGCCCGAGGAGCTCGCCGCCCTGCAGAAGATGCTCGGCCGCTGA
- a CDS encoding gamma carbonic anhydrase family protein, which yields MSLVLGFGGAEPRIDATAWVAPTATIIGDAVLHPESSVFYGAVVRADRDAIVLGAGSNLQDNVVVHGDPGSPAVIGSGVSVGHGAVVHGCTIGDDCLIGMNATVLNGAIVGSGSLVAAGALVLEGTVIPPRSLVAGVPAKVRRELSDDEVGGIRRNAETYRTLAAQHRGLA from the coding sequence ATGAGCCTCGTCCTCGGTTTCGGCGGCGCCGAGCCCCGCATCGACGCGACCGCGTGGGTCGCCCCCACCGCGACGATCATCGGGGATGCCGTGCTGCATCCCGAGTCCTCGGTGTTCTACGGAGCGGTCGTGCGGGCGGATCGCGACGCGATCGTGCTGGGCGCCGGGTCGAATCTGCAGGACAACGTCGTGGTGCACGGCGACCCGGGCTCGCCTGCCGTGATCGGCTCGGGCGTCTCGGTGGGTCACGGCGCGGTCGTGCACGGCTGCACGATCGGCGACGACTGCCTCATCGGGATGAACGCGACCGTGCTGAACGGCGCGATCGTCGGATCCGGTTCGCTCGTGGCGGCCGGGGCGCTCGTGCTGGAGGGCACCGTGATCCCGCCGCGTTCCCTCGTGGCGGGGGTGCCGGCGAAGGTGCGCCGCGAGCTCTCCGACGACGAGGTGGGCGGCATCCGCCGCAACGCCGAGACCTACCGCACGCTCGCCGCGCAGCATCGGGGGCTCGCGTGA
- a CDS encoding TIGR03617 family F420-dependent LLM class oxidoreductase, producing the protein MSDDATAPFLIDAGGDAGTDPRVFADGAAHLEAAGYDGIFAAETKHDPFVSLTAAAMRTERVTLMTGIAVAFARNPMTVAETANDLQLVSGGRFVLGLGSQVKAHIERRFSMPWSAPAARMREFVSAVRAIWAAWATGERLAFEGEHYRHSLMTPFFSPGPNPYGAPPIWLAAVGERMTETAGAVADGVLAHTFTTERYLREVTLPALARGAASAGRDAAALGLAVPAFVAVGETQAELDRAIAATRQQIAFYGSTPDYLPVLALHGWEAAHERLYAGSRRGEWAEMAAAVDDEMLAAFAAVGSPAEVAQQLRDRFAGLATRLSFSASYPIRPELSAALLQQLSGRR; encoded by the coding sequence GTGAGCGACGACGCGACGGCCCCCTTCCTCATCGACGCGGGCGGGGATGCGGGCACGGATCCACGGGTGTTCGCGGACGGCGCCGCCCACCTCGAGGCGGCAGGCTACGACGGGATCTTCGCCGCCGAGACCAAGCACGACCCGTTCGTCTCGCTCACCGCTGCCGCGATGCGCACCGAACGCGTCACCCTCATGACCGGCATCGCGGTGGCCTTCGCCCGCAACCCCATGACGGTCGCCGAGACCGCCAACGACCTGCAGCTCGTCTCGGGCGGCCGCTTCGTGCTGGGGCTCGGCTCGCAGGTGAAGGCGCACATCGAGCGACGGTTCTCGATGCCGTGGTCGGCGCCGGCCGCGCGGATGCGCGAGTTCGTGAGCGCCGTGCGGGCGATCTGGGCGGCCTGGGCGACCGGGGAGCGGCTCGCCTTCGAGGGCGAGCACTACCGCCACAGCCTCATGACCCCGTTCTTCTCGCCCGGCCCGAACCCCTACGGCGCCCCGCCCATCTGGCTCGCGGCCGTGGGGGAGCGGATGACCGAGACCGCGGGCGCGGTCGCCGACGGCGTGCTGGCCCACACCTTCACGACCGAGCGCTACCTGCGCGAGGTGACGCTCCCCGCGCTCGCACGCGGGGCCGCGTCCGCGGGGCGTGACGCCGCCGCGCTGGGACTCGCGGTGCCCGCCTTCGTGGCGGTGGGGGAGACGCAGGCCGAGCTCGACCGGGCGATCGCCGCCACCCGCCAGCAGATCGCCTTCTACGGCTCGACCCCCGACTACCTGCCGGTGCTCGCCCTGCACGGCTGGGAGGCGGCGCACGAGCGCCTCTACGCCGGATCCCGGCGCGGGGAGTGGGCCGAGATGGCGGCGGCCGTCGACGACGAGATGCTCGCCGCCTTCGCCGCGGTCGGCTCACCGGCAGAGGTGGCGCAGCAGTTGCGCGACCGGTTCGCCGGCCTGGCCACCCGCCTGTCGTTCAGCGCGAGCTACCCCATCCGTCCGGAGCTCTCGGCCGCGCTGCTGCAGCAGCTATCCGGGCGTCGGTAG
- the ftsY gene encoding signal recognition particle-docking protein FtsY: protein MAATWSLGSALRGMFARATIDADTWDDLEDALLGADFGPDLTETMVDELRGKVERYRTTDPKDLQRMLRETIEERLAKHDSTLTLSNRPAVVLVVGVNGVGKTTTIGKFAKFLTTYGRTVVVGAADTFRAAAVEQLATWAERAGARIVRPQQAGQDPASVAFQTVELAQREGIEIALIDTAGRLQTKSGLMDELGKVRRVVEKLGPIAEVLLVLDATTGQNGLAQADAFVQHAGVTGLVLTKLDGTAKGGFVLAVQEKTGIPVKLVGQGEGIGDLTGFTPHVFAQQLVG, encoded by the coding sequence ATGGCGGCAACCTGGTCACTCGGCTCGGCGCTGCGGGGCATGTTCGCGCGCGCCACGATCGACGCCGACACCTGGGACGACCTCGAAGACGCCCTCCTCGGCGCCGACTTCGGTCCCGACCTCACCGAGACGATGGTCGACGAGCTGCGCGGCAAGGTGGAGCGCTACCGCACGACCGACCCGAAGGACCTGCAGCGGATGCTGCGCGAGACCATCGAGGAGCGCCTCGCGAAGCACGACTCGACGCTCACCCTCAGCAACCGGCCCGCCGTCGTGCTCGTGGTGGGGGTGAACGGGGTCGGCAAGACGACCACGATCGGCAAGTTCGCCAAGTTCCTCACCACCTACGGCCGCACGGTCGTCGTGGGGGCGGCCGACACCTTCCGCGCGGCCGCGGTGGAGCAGCTCGCCACCTGGGCGGAGCGCGCGGGCGCGCGCATCGTGCGACCGCAGCAGGCGGGGCAGGATCCGGCATCCGTCGCCTTCCAGACGGTCGAGCTCGCGCAGCGCGAGGGCATCGAGATCGCGCTCATCGACACCGCCGGCCGCCTGCAGACCAAGTCGGGCCTCATGGACGAGCTCGGCAAGGTGCGCCGTGTGGTGGAGAAGCTGGGTCCGATCGCCGAGGTGCTGCTCGTGCTCGACGCGACGACGGGACAGAACGGGCTCGCCCAAGCCGACGCCTTCGTGCAGCACGCGGGGGTGACCGGACTCGTGCTGACGAAGCTTGACGGCACCGCGAAGGGCGGCTTCGTGCTCGCCGTGCAGGAGAAGACCGGCATCCCCGTGAAGCTCGTCGGCCAGGGTGAGGGCATCGGCGATCTCACGGGCTTCACCCCGCACGTCTTCGCCCAGCAGCTCGTCGGCTGA
- a CDS encoding histidine phosphatase family protein has protein sequence MTLAFIRHGQTDWNRDGRLQGSSDVPLNETGREQARAAERMLTDWPWDAVVSSPLSRARETAQIIADGLGLPLGPAYPELVERDYGPLEGLPDTEMMARYPDRAYPGAEPLDEVVERCLAGMARIDADFPDQNVVIVCHGTIMKYTLIRLTGHRVEAILNGTVSAIERDADGWRVLTINGEPIRTAEER, from the coding sequence ATGACCCTCGCGTTCATCCGGCATGGCCAGACCGACTGGAACAGGGATGGACGGCTGCAGGGCTCGAGCGACGTGCCGCTCAACGAGACCGGCCGCGAGCAGGCGCGCGCGGCCGAGCGGATGCTCACCGACTGGCCGTGGGATGCCGTCGTGAGCTCGCCGCTCTCGCGGGCCCGTGAGACGGCCCAGATCATCGCCGACGGCCTCGGCCTGCCGCTCGGCCCCGCCTACCCGGAGCTCGTGGAGCGCGACTACGGCCCCCTGGAGGGCCTGCCCGACACCGAGATGATGGCCCGCTACCCCGACCGCGCCTACCCGGGCGCGGAACCGCTCGACGAGGTGGTGGAGCGCTGCCTCGCCGGCATGGCGCGCATCGACGCCGACTTCCCGGACCAGAACGTCGTGATCGTCTGCCACGGCACGATCATGAAGTACACCCTCATCCGCCTCACCGGGCACCGGGTGGAGGCGATCCTCAACGGCACGGTGTCGGCGATCGAGCGCGACGCGGACGGCTGGCGGGTGCTGACCATCAACGGCGAGCCGATCCGGACGGCGGAGGAGCGGTGA
- a CDS encoding serine hydrolase domain-containing protein: protein MSHPLPRSAPEAQGVSRDAVRSLFARLDAELDSLHGLVLVRHGHVVAEANWEPYAVDAAHALYSVSKSFTSTAIGFAVAEGLLGVDDRLVELFPDAAPADPSPRLAELRVRHLLTMSTGHAEDTFDAVAAGIASEDSSGVAAFLALPLEHDPGARFVYNTGASYVLSALVQRLSGERLLDYLTPRLLEPLGIVGAGWQQDRHGIDFGGFGLSITTRDIAAFGEFLLRRGRAGGRQLLPAEWIDTASAAHVANASDWPDWRQGYGYQFWRSRHGFRGDGAFGQFCLVLPEHDAVIAITASLRELQEPLEILWGALDGLFPASPPERSPEPSRADGTQGAPELAHFEVPAPTGARTSPRLASLAWARYQLEPSSGFDTLEIEPHREGTTLVFEAEDGVQRIHFGATRWIPGTSTRPAEPATPIRARGAWVSDAVFRGRVVAADDPHGVDHELRLDGDDVVWTRTPLVSFGPITTRTSRGRRA from the coding sequence GTGAGCCATCCGCTCCCCCGCAGCGCGCCCGAGGCGCAGGGGGTCTCCCGCGACGCGGTCCGCTCCCTGTTCGCGCGACTCGACGCCGAGCTCGACTCGCTGCACGGTCTCGTGCTCGTGCGACACGGCCACGTGGTCGCCGAGGCGAACTGGGAACCGTACGCGGTGGATGCCGCGCACGCCCTCTACTCGGTGAGCAAGAGCTTCACCTCGACGGCGATCGGGTTCGCGGTGGCCGAAGGGCTGCTCGGCGTCGACGACCGCCTCGTCGAGCTGTTCCCGGATGCCGCCCCGGCCGATCCCTCGCCGCGGCTCGCCGAGCTGCGGGTGCGCCACCTCCTGACGATGTCGACGGGGCACGCCGAGGACACCTTCGACGCCGTCGCCGCCGGCATCGCGAGCGAGGACTCCTCGGGGGTCGCCGCGTTCCTGGCCCTCCCGCTGGAACACGATCCGGGCGCGCGGTTCGTCTACAACACGGGCGCGAGCTACGTGCTCTCGGCGCTCGTCCAGCGCCTGAGCGGCGAACGACTGCTCGACTACCTCACCCCACGACTGCTCGAACCGCTCGGCATCGTCGGCGCCGGCTGGCAGCAGGACCGGCACGGGATCGATTTCGGCGGCTTCGGGCTGTCGATCACGACCCGCGACATCGCCGCGTTCGGCGAGTTCCTGTTGCGTCGCGGTCGCGCGGGAGGGCGGCAGCTGCTTCCGGCGGAGTGGATCGACACCGCGAGCGCCGCGCACGTTGCCAACGCGAGCGACTGGCCCGACTGGCGTCAGGGCTACGGGTACCAGTTCTGGCGCAGCCGCCACGGCTTCCGCGGCGACGGCGCGTTCGGCCAGTTCTGCCTCGTGCTGCCCGAGCACGACGCGGTCATCGCCATCACCGCGAGCCTCCGCGAGCTGCAGGAGCCCCTCGAGATCCTCTGGGGCGCGCTCGACGGGCTCTTCCCGGCGAGCCCGCCCGAGCGATCCCCCGAGCCGTCCCGCGCGGACGGCACGCAGGGCGCCCCCGAGCTCGCGCACTTCGAGGTGCCCGCCCCGACCGGCGCCCGCACGAGTCCGCGGCTCGCCTCCCTCGCCTGGGCGCGCTATCAGCTGGAGCCGTCGAGCGGATTCGACACGCTCGAGATCGAACCGCACCGCGAGGGCACGACCCTCGTGTTCGAGGCTGAGGACGGGGTGCAGCGCATCCACTTCGGCGCCACCCGCTGGATTCCGGGCACGAGCACGCGCCCTGCGGAGCCGGCGACGCCCATCCGGGCGCGCGGGGCGTGGGTCTCGGATGCCGTGTTCCGGGGGCGCGTGGTCGCGGCCGACGATCCGCACGGTGTCGACCACGAGCTGCGCCTGGACGGCGACGACGTCGTGTGGACGCGGACGCCGCTCGTCTCGTTCGGCCCGATCACCACCCGCACCTCGCGGGGGCGGCGCGCCTGA